A part of Oculatellaceae cyanobacterium genomic DNA contains:
- a CDS encoding CbtB-domain containing protein, translating to MRTASINSAGAFRKQVVDFTLSVPVQATLYTSLCALTLWTLYFSSYPPAHNSLHEVRHHTLMVGCH from the coding sequence ATGAGAACTGCTTCTATTAATTCTGCTGGCGCGTTTCGTAAACAGGTAGTTGATTTTACGCTATCTGTGCCAGTACAAGCGACTTTATACACTTCTTTATGTGCTTTGACGCTGTGGACGCTTTACTTTAGTTCCTACCCACCAGCCCATAACTCCCTACATGAGGTGCGTCACCATACATTAATGGTGGGTTGTCATTAG